One region of Theileria equi strain WA chromosome 4 map unlocalized gcontig_1105316255039, whole genome shotgun sequence genomic DNA includes:
- a CDS encoding conserved hypothetical protein (encoded by transcript BEWA_052760A), with translation MIIDDNVAKRTFINSQRGYGIVFKKDLEADGFQLIEKPLLSFLHFYSKKCSLICDCCHRGVGSLLDNINHILEITRRNIDPKIEDILLRNDIFNQNLYGHPYIKCPFNCGTVYCSKKCLDSSNGVHSLLCGNIDYITQEKWSLFKRHAIKNHENFYFAGLVYVRIIFDAINGKPIKVWLDKLAEFYSKPWDTLSSSLECTDYPPKNRLELVIESFQLLGAALKHFEEDLEDSGKEELFSIGFYLRLLGTMDLVCVDIEIPSPLNKIILDLYNRNREEIQAILHELQNVIAIIRGETISMNEIEKCIESMELFPDIIGLGIFDNISKMNHSCRPNVEIDYVDDNTARINLLCNISAGQEATISYINEEDVFEIRQKKLSTNYGFQCDCNKCLEEESQGAKSNP, from the exons ATGATTATAGATGATAATGTAGCAAAGAGAACCTTTATAAATAGCCAAAGGGGCTATGGAATTGTCTTTAAGAAGGATCTAGAAGCTGATGGATTTCAGTTGATCGAGAAACCGCTATTGTCGTTTTTGCACTTTTACTCAAA GAAATGTTCATTAATCTGTGATTGTTGTCACAGGGGAGTAGGTTCGCTTTTGGACAATATAAatcatattttggaaat AACAAGGAGAAATATTGACCCTAAAATTGAAGATATTCTATTGAGAAATGACATATTCAACCAG AATTTATATGGTCATCCATACATTAAATGCCCATTCAATTGTGGCACAGTGTATTGCAGTAAGAAATGTCTAGAC TCATCAAACGGAGTGCATTCGTTGCTATGCGGTAATATTGACTATATTACGCAGGAGAAGTGGTCGTTGTTTAAAAg ACATGCCATAAAGAACCATGAGAATTTTTACTTTGCCGGTTTAGTCTATGTTAGAATAATTTTCGACGCAATAAACGGGAAACCTATTAAAGTATGGCTTGATAAACTGGCGGAATTTTATAGCAAACCATG GGATACACtctcttcatctttggaaTGCACAGATTATCCGCCAAAAAATCGTCTAGAACT CGTTATTGAGTCATTTCAGCTTCTTGGAGCCGCCTTGAAACACTTTGAAGAGGATCTTGAGGATTCTGGAAAAGAGGAACTTTTTTCCATAGGCTTTTATCTTCGCTTATTG gGAACAATGGACCTAGTTTGCGTAGATATTGAGATTCCAAGTCCACTAAATAAAATTATTCTTGACCTTTACAACAGAAATCGCGAAGAGATACAAGCTATTTTACAT GAACTTCAAAATGTAATCGCCATAATAAGGG GTGAAACAATTAGTATGAACGAGATTGAGAAGTGTATAGAATC AATGGAGCTATTCCCGGACATTATCGGACTAGGAATCTTCGAcaatatctccaaaatgAACCATTCATGCAGGCCTAACGTTGAAATAGACTATGTGGACGACAATACTGCTAGA ATTAATCTTCTTTGCAACATCTCCGCCGGTCAAGAGGCTACGATATCGTATATTAATGAGGAGGATGTCTTTGAGATTCGCCAGAAAAAGTTGAGCACG AACTATGGATTCCAATGTGACTGTAACAAATGtctggaagaagaatcaCAAGGCGCCAAATCAAATCCGTAA
- a CDS encoding conserved hypothetical protein (encoded by transcript BEWA_052770A) codes for MIQHIEDNGCFTFDEFVDSIVLERIFNINENDLFLKLAEGIKQKFHHPSSYGSINIFMRASLASGSYKSHSDASFSGEAMRNGLSRPKRSQNPSILDWFKKAEAKPAEVESSMTNFEVEEVIPIDVDTFGTLIISSDMISFSSDSEDECEGATSQVSDSTLEKPLSNVEALKKEQDNDRIIIECANNSVELAQVMDDKNVEESQEEIEQEETIDLEKSDTQDMTSTTDNTEADEGEVQEDNRVSLGTNIIVLHGNNNVVGCYWLLSKVYGIDIKTLTLYPDPLELDFILVQNRQVQHICCKIMQNHLAYCNMSIVRDVLMNKNSKVCILENFEYLSPEFQLLTNKWLSRISDKVYIILCNGVNNIDFRIRSFALFFRICNVNEKEFVDHIHKLCLETSKNNFKGCLSRLNITEIVGRVNYDILLTYNTVSAAQKNYIAALRRLKIPNSQRFLRNLVNIIVQAKISDIISHNIDRLISDLFAEYGRCHIDSLLYDLYTNLVKVGGSDIEKIKCDIHTLMADVFVMSNDIAASRQSIITDLDDDFVPTVYDSKISNMKSLVTTIIQRIQEIRTT; via the exons ATGATTCAACACATTGAGGATAATGGTTGTTTTACATTTGATGAATTCGTTGACTCCATTGTCCTCGAGAGGATTTTCAACATTAACGAGAATGACTTGTTCCTGAAGTTGGCAGAGGGAATTAAGCAAAAATTCCACCATCCCAGTAGCTATGGCTCTATAAACATATTTATGCGGGCCTCTTTGGCTAGTGGGAGCTACAAATCGCATTCTGATGCTTCATTCTCCGGTGAAGCCATGAGGAACGGTCTCTCCAGACCAAAAAGATCGCAAAACCCGTCGATTCTCGATTGGTTCAAAAAGGCTGAAGCTAAGCCCGCAGAAGTTGAGTCAAGTATGACAAATTTTGAGGTTGAGGAAGTTATTCCTATAGACGTTG ACACATTTGGGACTCTGATTATATCAAGTGACATGATTTCGTTTTCTTCTGATTCTGAAGATGAGTGCGAAGGGGCAACGTCACAAGTTTCTGATTCCACACTTGAGAAACCTTTATCAAACGTTGAGGCGTTAAAAAAGGAACAAGATAACGATCGCATCATTATAGAGTGTGCTAATAATTCTGTTGAACTTGCTCAAGTtatggatgataaaaatgtgGAGGAATCTCAAGAGGAAATAGAACAGGAGGAAACTATAGACTTGGAGAAAAGTGATACGCAGGATATGACCAGCACAACTGACAATACAGAAGCAGATGAAGGAGAAGTGCAAGAAGATAACCGAGTTTCTCTAGGAACAAACATTATAGTACTGCACGGTAACAATAATGTCGTTGGTTGCTACTGGTTATTATCCAAGGTCTATGGCATAGATATAAAAACACTGACACTTTATCCGGATCCTTTGGAGCTTGATTTTATCCTAGTTCAGAATCGTCAGGTACAACATATTTGCTGCAAAATTATGCAGAATCATCTGGCATATTGTAATATGAGTATAGTAAGGGATGTGCTAATGAATAAAAATAGCAAAGTTTGTATACTGGagaattttgaatatttatctccagaatttCAGCTATTGACAAATAAATGGTTAAGCAGAATAAGTGACAAGGTATACATTATCCTTTGTAATGGAGTAAACAACATTGATTTTCGGATTAGGTCCTTTGCGTTGTTTTTTAGAATTTGCAATGTTAATGAGAAGGAGTTTGTGGATCATATACATAAATTATGCCTTGAAACTTCAAAGAATAACTTCAAGGGGTGTTTGTCCCGCTTGAATATAACCGAGATCGTGGGTAGGGTAAACTATGATATTCTTTTAACCTACAACACAGTATCTGCTGCACAAAAGAATTATATTGCCGCATTGCGCAGGTTAAAAATTCCAAATAGTCAAAGATTTTTAAGAAATTTGGTGAATATCATCGTGCAGGCCAAAATATCGGACATTATTTCTCATAATATAGATCGACTTATATCGGATTTGTTTGCAGAGTATGGCAGATGCCACATTGATAGCTTACTTTACGATCTTTACACCAACTTGGTGAAAGTTGGTGGTTCGGATATCGAAAAGATAAAGTGTGATATTCACACATTGATGGCTGATGTATTTGTAATGAGTAATGACATAGCTGCTAGTAGGCAGAGTATTATCACAGATTTGGATGATGATTTTGTTCCGACAGTATACGATTCCAAGATTAGCAATATGAAATCACTTGTGACTACAATAATACAGCGAATACAAGAGATTCGAACAACTTAA